A DNA window from Methylobacterium sp. NMS14P contains the following coding sequences:
- a CDS encoding response regulator: MSDSVQPGQKPVILVVEDQPDERFLAATLLEDTGFTVIEAETADRALAILNDRGDEVSVVFSDVRTPGPIGGFELARIIGVTWPRVRVLLTSGDAGDQPSDLRVSATFIPKPWRAEDILAWVEQAAGRPSTGSGPSVIGPGGKIIPSGLET; the protein is encoded by the coding sequence ATGAGCGATTCGGTACAGCCTGGCCAGAAGCCCGTGATCCTCGTCGTGGAGGACCAGCCCGACGAGCGCTTCCTCGCGGCCACGCTGCTGGAGGATACCGGCTTCACGGTGATCGAGGCCGAGACCGCCGATCGCGCCCTGGCGATTCTCAACGATCGCGGGGACGAAGTCAGCGTCGTCTTCTCGGACGTCCGGACGCCCGGCCCGATCGGCGGGTTCGAGCTCGCGCGGATCATCGGCGTGACTTGGCCGCGCGTGCGGGTCCTGCTGACCTCGGGCGACGCGGGCGACCAGCCGAGTGACCTGCGCGTCTCCGCCACCTTCATCCCGAAGCCCTGGCGCGCCGAGGACATCCTCGCCTGGGTGGAGCAGGCCGCGGGGAGGCCATCCACCGGCTCGGGACCGTCCGTTATCGGACCGGGCGGCAAAATAATCCCGTCCGGGTTGGAAACCTGA
- a CDS encoding dienelactone hydrolase family protein, whose translation MADHDRAGLDGLITPPLSRRGFVMTSLMSGLTLATTRVEAQVIHTNSAGIEAGEVKIPAADGPMPAYRAVPEGAGPFPIVLVVEEIFGVHEYIKDICRRLAKAGYCAVAPELYARQGDLSTMSDPKQIIRDVIAKTPDAQWIGDLDATVVWAASAAKGDPNRLGVMGWCRGGRDAWLYAAHRRDLKAAVAWYGPIGGERTDIQPRTAGDVAAEIHAPLLALYGEADAGIPVAAVEEARDRAKAAGKSVELVIYPEAPHGFHADYRPSYRREAAEDGWKRALAFLKSHGVG comes from the coding sequence ATGGCGGATCACGACCGGGCCGGACTCGACGGGCTGATCACGCCGCCCCTGTCGCGGCGGGGCTTCGTGATGACCAGCCTGATGAGCGGCCTGACGCTCGCGACCACCCGCGTCGAGGCGCAGGTGATCCACACGAACAGTGCGGGCATCGAGGCCGGCGAGGTGAAGATCCCGGCCGCGGACGGCCCTATGCCGGCCTACCGGGCGGTTCCCGAGGGCGCGGGCCCGTTCCCGATCGTCCTGGTGGTCGAGGAGATCTTCGGCGTTCACGAGTACATCAAGGACATCTGTCGCCGGCTCGCGAAGGCCGGCTACTGCGCGGTGGCGCCCGAGCTCTACGCCCGCCAGGGCGATCTCTCGACCATGTCGGATCCCAAGCAGATCATCCGGGACGTCATCGCGAAGACGCCGGACGCGCAGTGGATCGGCGATCTCGACGCGACGGTGGTATGGGCGGCCTCCGCGGCGAAGGGCGACCCGAACCGCCTGGGCGTCATGGGCTGGTGCCGCGGCGGGCGCGACGCGTGGCTCTACGCGGCGCATCGTCGCGACCTGAAGGCGGCCGTGGCTTGGTACGGACCGATCGGCGGCGAGCGGACCGACATCCAGCCGCGCACCGCCGGCGACGTGGCGGCCGAGATCCACGCGCCGCTCCTCGCGCTCTACGGCGAGGCCGATGCGGGGATTCCCGTCGCGGCGGTCGAGGAGGCGCGGGACCGCGCGAAGGCGGCGGGCAAGAGCGTCGAGCTCGTGATTTACCCGGAGGCGCCGCACGGCTTCCACGCGGATTACCGCCCGAGCTACCGCCGCGAGGCCGCGGAGGATGGCTGGAAGCGCGCGCTGGCCTTCCTGAAATCGCACGGTGTCGGCTGA
- a CDS encoding DUF192 domain-containing protein, whose protein sequence is MRSLFRTARAAAIACLALTAIAPVPAVVAQAAARAATAKSEPLTIVTKAGPKRFDVEVMRDDAARARGLMFRRHMAADHGMLFDFEQDQPVTMWMKNTYLPLDMVFIRPDGTISRIAADTEPLSTAIIPSGGPVVAVLELNAGTAAKLGIAPGDRIEHGMFKAR, encoded by the coding sequence GTGAGATCCCTTTTCCGCACCGCCCGGGCGGCCGCCATCGCCTGCCTCGCCCTGACCGCGATCGCGCCGGTCCCCGCCGTCGTGGCGCAGGCGGCCGCCCGGGCCGCCACGGCCAAGTCGGAGCCGCTGACGATCGTTACGAAGGCCGGGCCGAAGCGCTTCGACGTCGAGGTGATGCGCGACGACGCCGCCCGCGCCCGCGGCCTGATGTTCCGTCGGCACATGGCGGCCGACCACGGCATGCTGTTCGATTTCGAGCAGGATCAGCCCGTCACCATGTGGATGAAGAACACCTACCTGCCGCTCGACATGGTGTTCATCCGGCCCGACGGGACGATCAGCCGGATCGCCGCCGACACCGAGCCGCTGTCCACGGCGATCATCCCCTCGGGCGGCCCGGTCGTGGCGGTGCTGGAGCTCAACGCCGGTACCGCCGCGAAGCTCGGCATCGCGCCGGGCGACCGGATCGAGCACGGCATGTTCAAGGCCCGCTGA
- a CDS encoding cold-shock protein, with the protein MIARTGEAGQHEDEALDLVEVAGRIKWFDVSKGFGFIVPDDGAPDILLHVTCLRRDGYQAASEGARIVVEAVERPRGWQAFRVISLDQATAVHPSELPMPRTHVTVTPTSGLETAVVKWFNRLRGFGFLTRGDGTPDIFVHMETLRRYGIAELKPGESVLVRYGDGSKGVMAAEVRLIDGAMPASH; encoded by the coding sequence ATGATCGCCCGAACCGGCGAAGCGGGACAGCACGAGGATGAGGCGCTCGACCTCGTCGAGGTGGCCGGCCGCATCAAGTGGTTCGACGTTTCGAAGGGCTTCGGGTTCATCGTGCCCGACGACGGCGCGCCCGATATCCTGCTCCACGTCACCTGCCTGCGGCGCGACGGCTACCAGGCCGCCAGCGAGGGCGCCCGCATCGTCGTGGAGGCCGTGGAGCGACCCCGCGGCTGGCAGGCGTTCCGGGTGATCTCCCTCGATCAGGCGACGGCGGTGCATCCCTCCGAGCTGCCGATGCCGCGCACGCACGTCACCGTGACGCCGACCAGCGGGCTCGAGACGGCCGTGGTGAAGTGGTTCAACCGCCTCCGCGGTTTCGGCTTCCTGACCCGCGGCGACGGGACGCCGGACATCTTCGTGCACATGGAGACGCTGCGGCGCTACGGGATCGCCGAGCTGAAGCCCGGCGAGTCCGTTCTTGTCCGCTACGGCGACGGCTCGAAGGGCGTGATGGCGGCCGAGGTGCGGCTGATCGACGGGGCGATGCCCGCGTCCCACTGA
- a CDS encoding heparan-alpha-glucosaminide N-acetyltransferase, translating into MSVDITLDRPTPSPQAAKPSPQGRLPIIDAARATALLAMASYHTLWDLGHLRLTAENYALTSTGRHAAEMIAGSFLVLVGVGLVLMNGRGVRPRPIFLRFARIGGAALLVTLGTWVMFPDAFVFFGVLHCIAVSSLLGLPFLFLPVPVTALAAAAVLAAPHVVHAPILDAPALFFLGLGSVPPRTNDYVPLFPWFGLVLTGIVLGRLALPRLARSRLGAWAPRTRLGRAATFAGRHSLAIYLIHQPLLLALLTGVVTVVGANPRAGLRAFRADYVTICARTGGEPPLCRIAARCTSEALLREDLFREDGRPFSGTERLRAQAISQGCYATLEAAARSAR; encoded by the coding sequence ATGTCCGTTGACATCACCCTCGACCGCCCCACCCCCTCGCCGCAGGCCGCGAAGCCCTCCCCGCAGGGCCGCCTGCCGATCATCGATGCCGCTCGGGCTACCGCCCTGCTGGCGATGGCGAGCTACCACACGCTCTGGGATCTCGGCCATCTGCGGCTGACCGCGGAGAATTACGCGCTGACATCCACGGGACGGCACGCCGCCGAGATGATCGCCGGCAGCTTCCTGGTCCTGGTCGGCGTCGGCCTCGTGCTGATGAACGGTCGCGGAGTCCGGCCTCGGCCGATCTTCCTGCGGTTCGCGCGGATCGGCGGGGCCGCGCTGCTCGTGACCCTCGGCACCTGGGTCATGTTCCCCGACGCCTTCGTGTTCTTCGGCGTGCTCCACTGCATCGCCGTCTCGAGCCTGCTCGGGCTGCCGTTCCTGTTCCTGCCGGTTCCGGTCACCGCCCTCGCGGCCGCGGCCGTGCTCGCCGCGCCGCACGTCGTGCACGCGCCGATCCTCGACGCGCCGGCCCTGTTCTTCCTCGGCCTCGGCTCGGTCCCGCCGCGGACGAACGATTACGTGCCGCTCTTCCCGTGGTTCGGGCTGGTGCTGACCGGGATCGTCCTGGGTCGGCTGGCGCTGCCGCGGCTCGCCCGGTCGCGACTGGGGGCCTGGGCGCCGCGCACGCGGCTCGGCCGCGCCGCCACCTTCGCGGGCCGCCACAGCCTCGCGATCTACCTCATCCACCAGCCGCTGCTGCTGGCGCTGCTGACAGGGGTCGTCACCGTTGTGGGCGCCAATCCGCGCGCGGGGCTGCGGGCGTTCCGCGCCGATTACGTGACGATCTGCGCGCGCACCGGCGGCGAGCCGCCGCTCTGCCGCATCGCGGCCCGCTGCACCTCGGAGGCGCTGCTCCGCGAGGACCTCTTCCGGGAGGACGGCCGACCCTTCAGCGGGACGGAGCGCCTGCGCGCGCAGGCGATCTCGCAGGGCTGTTACGCCACCCTGGAGGCCGCCGCGCGATCCGCGCGATGA
- the efp gene encoding elongation factor P, which yields MQRPRLARAGPHVNAGRNSVKVIASTLRKGNVVEKDGKLYVILFAENIHPGKGTPVTQLDMRRITDGVKVSERYRTTEQVERAFVEDREHTFLYSDGEGFHFMNPENYEQIAVPQDVVGDAAPYLQEGMAVMLSSHNGVPLTIELPQRVTLEVAETEPVLKGQTASSSYKPATLSNGVRTTVPPHIAAGTRVVVMTADGAYVERAKD from the coding sequence ATGCAGCGCCCGCGCTTGGCGCGTGCCGGCCCCCATGTCAATGCAGGACGCAATTCCGTGAAGGTGATCGCCTCAACGCTCCGTAAGGGCAACGTCGTCGAGAAGGACGGCAAGCTCTACGTGATCCTGTTCGCCGAGAACATCCACCCCGGCAAGGGCACTCCGGTGACCCAGCTCGACATGCGCCGGATCACGGACGGCGTGAAGGTGTCCGAGCGCTACCGGACTACCGAGCAGGTCGAGCGCGCCTTCGTGGAGGATCGCGAGCACACCTTCCTCTACAGCGACGGCGAGGGGTTCCACTTCATGAACCCCGAGAACTACGAGCAGATCGCGGTGCCGCAGGACGTGGTCGGCGACGCAGCCCCGTATCTCCAAGAGGGCATGGCGGTGATGCTCTCGAGCCATAACGGCGTCCCGCTGACCATCGAGCTGCCCCAGCGCGTGACTCTGGAAGTCGCCGAGACCGAGCCGGTGCTGAAGGGCCAGACTGCCTCGTCGTCCTACAAGCCCGCGACCCTGTCGAACGGCGTGCGCACGACCGTGCCGCCCCACATCGCCGCCGGCACCCGCGTCGTCGTCATGACGGCCGACGGAGCCTACGTCGAGCGCGCCAAGGACTGA
- the epmA gene encoding EF-P lysine aminoacylase EpmA gives MTGSGSPWWSAGRHADRRPALLLRNRILAAFRGWFADRDFVEAEAACLQVSPGNEAHLSAFATEAVGASGARTPLYLHTSPEFACKKLLAAGETRLFTVARVFRNRERGPLHHPEFTMLEWYRAGAPYTALMADCAALLAGAAEVAGARRFTFRDRETDPFAEPERLSLAEAFDRFAGIDLLASVAPGGETDRGSLAAAVAATGLRVAPDDTWADLFSRVLVARIEPHLGLGRPTILCEYPISEAALARPAPHDPRVAERFELYACGVELANAFGELTDPAEQRRRFEAEMAEKQRVYGERYPIDDEFLAALAAMPDASGIALGFDRLAMLACGATRIEDVIWTPVAETRP, from the coding sequence GTGACCGGATCCGGCTCCCCCTGGTGGTCGGCCGGTCGCCACGCCGACCGGCGCCCGGCGCTGCTCCTGCGCAACCGCATCCTCGCGGCGTTCCGCGGGTGGTTCGCGGACCGGGACTTCGTCGAGGCCGAGGCCGCCTGCCTGCAGGTCTCGCCCGGCAACGAGGCGCACCTGTCGGCCTTCGCCACGGAAGCCGTCGGCGCGAGCGGCGCCCGCACGCCGCTCTACCTGCACACCTCGCCGGAATTCGCCTGCAAGAAGCTCCTGGCCGCGGGTGAGACGCGGCTGTTCACCGTCGCCCGGGTCTTCCGCAACCGCGAGCGCGGGCCGCTGCACCATCCCGAATTCACGATGCTCGAGTGGTACCGGGCCGGCGCCCCCTACACGGCGCTGATGGCGGATTGCGCCGCGCTGCTCGCCGGCGCGGCCGAGGTCGCCGGCGCCCGCCGCTTCACCTTCCGAGACCGGGAGACCGACCCCTTCGCCGAGCCGGAGCGCCTGAGCCTGGCCGAGGCCTTCGACCGCTTCGCCGGGATCGACCTCCTGGCGAGCGTCGCGCCGGGCGGCGAGACCGACCGCGGATCCCTGGCAGCCGCCGTCGCGGCGACCGGGCTCCGGGTCGCCCCGGACGATACCTGGGCCGACCTGTTCTCCCGCGTTCTCGTCGCGCGGATCGAGCCGCATCTCGGCCTCGGCCGCCCGACGATCCTGTGCGAGTACCCGATCAGCGAGGCCGCCCTCGCCCGGCCGGCGCCGCACGACCCGCGCGTGGCCGAGCGCTTCGAGCTCTACGCTTGCGGCGTCGAGCTGGCCAACGCGTTCGGCGAGCTGACCGACCCGGCGGAGCAGCGCCGCCGGTTCGAGGCGGAGATGGCCGAGAAGCAGCGCGTCTACGGCGAGCGCTACCCGATCGACGACGAGTTCCTCGCGGCGCTCGCCGCGATGCCGGACGCGTCCGGGATCGCCCTGGGCTTCGACCGCCTGGCGATGCTGGCCTGCGGGGCCACCCGGATCGAGGACGTGATCTGGACACCCGTGGCGGAGACGCGGCCATGA
- a CDS encoding lysine-2,3-aminomutase-like protein — MNRVLRSADDLLSAGLISGAEAEALGAVLARYAVSVTPDMAELIDPQDPDDPIGRQFVPRAAEAVATPEERADPIGDAAHAPVTGIVHRYPDRVLLKPLHVCPVYCRFCFRREMVGPDGLGTLTDAELDAALAYIARDPRIWEVVLTGGDPFALSPRRLGDIAERLAVIPHVRVMRVHTRVPVVKPDLVSDALVRALRRFGRAVFVAVHANHPREFTAAASAACARLVDAGIPLVSQSVLLRGVNDEAATLEALMRILVENRIKPYYLHHGDLAPGTAHLRTDVPEGQALMRALRGRLSGLAQPTYVLDIPGGHGKVPIGPGYLRDTPDGVRVTDPGGQDHAYPPKA; from the coding sequence ATGAACCGGGTCCTTCGGAGCGCGGACGACCTCCTCTCCGCCGGCCTGATCTCCGGGGCGGAGGCCGAGGCCCTCGGCGCCGTCCTCGCGCGCTACGCGGTCTCGGTGACGCCCGACATGGCCGAGCTGATCGACCCGCAGGACCCCGACGATCCGATCGGCCGCCAGTTCGTGCCCCGCGCCGCGGAAGCCGTCGCGACGCCGGAGGAGCGCGCCGACCCGATCGGCGACGCCGCCCACGCCCCGGTGACCGGGATCGTGCACCGCTACCCGGACCGCGTGCTGCTGAAACCGCTCCATGTCTGCCCGGTCTACTGCCGCTTCTGCTTCCGCCGGGAGATGGTCGGGCCCGACGGGCTCGGGACGCTCACCGACGCCGAGCTCGACGCCGCCCTCGCCTACATCGCGCGGGATCCGCGGATCTGGGAGGTGGTGCTCACCGGCGGCGACCCGTTCGCGCTGTCGCCGCGCCGGCTCGGCGACATCGCGGAGCGCCTCGCGGTCATTCCCCACGTCCGGGTCATGCGGGTCCACACGCGCGTGCCCGTGGTGAAGCCCGATCTCGTCTCCGACGCCCTCGTCCGGGCGCTCAGGCGGTTCGGGCGGGCGGTGTTCGTCGCCGTCCACGCCAATCATCCGCGGGAATTCACCGCCGCCGCCAGCGCCGCCTGCGCCCGGCTGGTCGATGCCGGCATTCCCCTGGTCAGCCAGTCGGTTCTCCTGCGCGGCGTCAACGACGAGGCCGCGACCCTCGAGGCGCTGATGCGGATCCTCGTCGAGAACCGGATCAAGCCTTACTACCTCCACCACGGCGACCTGGCCCCCGGGACGGCCCACCTGCGCACGGACGTGCCCGAGGGGCAGGCGCTGATGCGCGCCCTGCGCGGCCGCCTCTCCGGCCTCGCCCAGCCGACCTACGTGCTCGACATTCCCGGCGGCCACGGCAAGGTGCCGATCGGACCGGGCTACCTGCGCGACACCCCCGACGGGGTGCGCGTGACAGATCCGGGTGGGCAGGACCACGCCTACCCGCCGAAGGCGTGA
- a CDS encoding glutathione S-transferase family protein, with protein sequence MRRLWGRLTSVNVQKAVWGLDETGLPYERVEAGGAHGVVDDPGYRAMNPNGLVPTLEEDGFVLWESNAILRYLAAVSPALALPADPRARAHVEQWVDWQATSFTPAMRDAFWQLYRAADPDRALIAASLKKSEAMAEILDRHLADRTYAVGDSFGIADIALGCAAHRWLNLPAERIERPALRRWYERVAARPGAARALGEPIA encoded by the coding sequence ATGCGCAGGCTTTGGGGCCGCCTCACCTCGGTGAACGTGCAGAAGGCGGTGTGGGGGCTCGACGAGACGGGCCTGCCGTACGAGCGGGTCGAGGCCGGCGGCGCCCACGGGGTCGTCGACGACCCCGGCTACCGCGCGATGAACCCGAACGGCCTCGTCCCGACCCTGGAGGAGGACGGCTTCGTCCTGTGGGAATCCAACGCGATCCTCCGCTACCTCGCGGCGGTGAGCCCGGCCCTGGCCCTGCCGGCGGACCCGCGGGCGCGCGCCCACGTGGAGCAATGGGTCGACTGGCAGGCCACGAGCTTCACGCCGGCCATGCGCGACGCCTTCTGGCAGCTCTACCGCGCGGCCGATCCGGACCGCGCCCTGATCGCCGCATCGCTGAAGAAGAGCGAGGCCATGGCGGAGATCCTCGACCGCCATCTCGCGGACCGGACCTACGCGGTCGGCGACAGCTTCGGCATCGCCGACATCGCCCTAGGCTGCGCGGCGCATCGCTGGCTGAATCTCCCGGCCGAGCGGATCGAGCGCCCGGCGCTGCGTCGCTGGTACGAGCGGGTCGCGGCCCGGCCCGGCGCCGCGCGGGCGCTCGGCGAGCCCATCGCCTGA
- a CDS encoding dimethylmenaquinone methyltransferase, which yields MAIDPTLRDALSAVTPVSLARALARAGVKACTPHGLSARGSGTVVGPAYTMRMIPARDDAAGDLAAAIDAVPEGAVVVIDAASSGLVLPFAAILAARLAQRGAAGLVTDAALPDEIGLPAWCRTAAATGTLALVGTQERVACGGAAIHPGDILVGDTTGLVAVPAALAERVALEAVEQQRLDLWIQREVERGADLASLLPPDAAALARFEAETKPA from the coding sequence ATGGCGATCGACCCGACCCTGCGCGACGCGCTCTCCGCCGTGACTCCGGTGAGCCTCGCCCGCGCCTTAGCGCGGGCCGGGGTTAAGGCCTGCACCCCGCACGGGCTCTCGGCGCGGGGGAGCGGAACCGTGGTCGGGCCCGCCTACACGATGCGGATGATCCCGGCTCGCGACGACGCTGCGGGCGATCTCGCCGCCGCCATCGACGCCGTGCCCGAAGGGGCCGTGGTGGTCATCGACGCCGCGTCCTCCGGCCTGGTCCTTCCCTTCGCGGCGATCCTGGCGGCGCGCCTCGCCCAGCGTGGCGCCGCGGGTCTGGTCACGGACGCGGCCCTGCCGGACGAGATCGGCCTCCCCGCCTGGTGCCGGACGGCCGCGGCCACCGGGACCCTGGCCCTGGTCGGCACGCAGGAGCGCGTCGCCTGCGGCGGTGCCGCCATCCATCCCGGCGATATCCTGGTCGGCGACACGACCGGCCTCGTCGCGGTGCCGGCGGCACTCGCCGAGCGGGTCGCCCTGGAGGCCGTGGAGCAGCAGCGCCTCGATCTCTGGATCCAGCGCGAGGTCGAGCGCGGCGCCGACCTCGCGAGCCTCCTGCCGCCGGACGCCGCGGCGCTCGCCCGGTTCGAGGCCGAGACGAAGCCGGCCTGA
- a CDS encoding YdcF family protein codes for MFFPVSKVIFFLITPSNLCIFAILLGIALAAVTRRRRTGLGLALLGTLSLGAAGLAPLSDMALLPLEQRFPAYPDDGPAPAGIIVLGGGIETGLSEARRQIVVNDASERPIYLGDLARRYPAARLVFSGGSGFIAGGLAEADIVSRQADVIGVPRTRLILENRSRNTHENAAFSAALVQPKPGERWLLVTSAWHMPRAVGCFRQAGFTVDAFPVDYRTRGWSDVAHFHGFASDGLLQFDLAVKEWIGLVAYRLSGYTPDWLPGPDSGGASEAAPEAGSDKR; via the coding sequence GTGTTCTTCCCCGTCTCGAAGGTGATCTTCTTCCTGATCACCCCGTCGAATCTCTGCATCTTCGCGATCCTGCTCGGGATCGCTCTCGCGGCGGTGACGCGGCGGCGGAGGACCGGCCTCGGTCTCGCGCTGCTCGGCACCCTCTCGCTCGGTGCGGCCGGCCTGGCGCCCCTCTCGGACATGGCCCTGCTCCCCCTCGAGCAGCGCTTCCCCGCCTACCCGGATGACGGTCCGGCCCCGGCCGGGATCATCGTGCTGGGCGGCGGCATCGAGACGGGCCTCTCGGAGGCGCGTCGCCAGATCGTCGTCAACGATGCCAGCGAGCGACCGATCTATCTCGGCGACCTCGCCCGGCGCTACCCGGCGGCGCGGCTGGTCTTCTCCGGCGGCAGCGGCTTCATCGCGGGCGGCCTGGCCGAAGCCGACATCGTGAGCCGGCAGGCCGACGTGATCGGCGTGCCGCGGACGCGCCTGATCCTGGAGAACCGCTCGCGCAACACCCACGAGAACGCCGCCTTCTCGGCGGCCCTGGTCCAGCCGAAGCCCGGCGAGCGCTGGCTGCTGGTGACCTCGGCCTGGCACATGCCCCGGGCGGTCGGCTGCTTCCGCCAGGCCGGGTTCACGGTGGACGCCTTCCCGGTCGATTACCGGACCCGCGGCTGGAGCGACGTCGCGCATTTCCACGGCTTCGCGTCGGACGGGCTGCTCCAGTTCGACCTGGCCGTGAAGGAGTGGATCGGCCTCGTCGCCTATCGCCTGTCCGGCTACACGCCCGACT